Part of the Lolium rigidum isolate FL_2022 chromosome 6, APGP_CSIRO_Lrig_0.1, whole genome shotgun sequence genome, CCAGCTTGTTTGATTTACACAATCCCTATGCATATGATTTGGGAAACGTGCTATATTACCTATGCGGCCCAGAACATATTAATTTCTGGGATGAACAAAATGCGTCATTACACTTACTACTCCATTTTACCAATAGAGACGTCACCATCCATTGAATAGGATCAGAAGTTGTGCTCCTTACGCAATCATATCAATTAATCAATCATGTCAAAACTTCACCCTGAAAACAGTTATGTCAACTTTAGTCTCTGTGTCATTGCGATTCATGTTCTGGGCATTACTCACGAAACTCTTGTAAACCTTTCCATGCCAGCTCCTGTAATATACATGTCACCACcccctttttttatttcttttcgaATAGGGGAACATGCCCTGGCCTCCGCATCGAAACGATGCATACAGCAAACATGTCACCTACCCTGAAACCCAGCCAACATATGAAGCTTTTCTCTTCCCTGCTCTTCTTCTATAATATAACCACTCTGGTTTCTGATAGATCTGAAGCTTTAGAAATTTTCTTATTTGGTAGCTTCAATTTTGACCGTCTCTGATCATTATTATGTTCACGCTTTCCTGTCGGTGGTAGGAGTACAGCAATGCCAGTGCACTGAATCTATGCCAATTTCTTTGTTTCAGGAGCGGAATGTTCGGCCTCGGATATCAGTCCAGCAGGCTGCGTCGCCTCACCCACCAGAGCTGGTTAACCAGGGCTAGTAATCAATGTTGGTTCTCTATACCTGGTTGATTCCTGTAATACCAGAAATCCTGAAACGCAGTctaaacaagtaaaaggaaaactTGAAAATGCTGCTGTGGGTATTCTTGCAGTTTTTTGGCACGGGCATTTTGCTCGTGTgggggcgcggcctcggggccggcgtggtgcgttgtgttgtatggttttcggccggttttccttataaactgtCCAGAATCTTTCCGACTTCATCAATCGAAGGTATTGCCGAGTCCAAAAAAAAAGATGTACAAAGTTCAAATCCGGCATGTAGCTTGGGGATAAATATGAAAGCCGAAGATAGTGTCCCCGAATCCAATCTGTGAAAAGATAGCGTTTTGTCATTTTCGTTGCTTCATAACATGTGAAGGAATCATGCAAACTTTGCTTGAGATTCTTAGCTAGAGCACTTATTTCTTGCCTGATTTTTATTTCTCCAAAAAGAGTTGGGTGCAGAACATAAGTACTAATGGAGAGAAAAACCTACAAGGAGAGACCTAAAAAAGGTGAAAATGAGATACCTATACCTTAGGTCCGCTTTGGTTTTCAGAACTTTAGGACTAAATAAAACAATGGATTAAGGTGCCATGTAGTGTATATTTCTACAGGATTTTAAAACACACAAGTTTCTTAAAAGGTGCCTTTGGATGGTGTGCATAAAACACTGGAATTTTGCAcgaatgaggagggagtagtaaaaGATAGAATGTAGTGCATTGGACTTctcaaagaaaaaataaaatgggGTTTGACCTCATATTGGGATTCCAATAAGATGGAAGGCATACCAATAGATTTCATAGGAATTTAGTGGCCTCTAAATCCTTTGATCCAATTATCCAAAGGCCTTCCATAAGAAAAATTTGAAGGACTTAAAAAGTTAGAATCCTCCAAAATTCTTATGAATTTCCGCCAATCCAAAGAGGCCCCTTAGTGTTGTGGAGGCCCAGTTCAATCTAAAGGCGGCTAAGCTCCTCGTCGTGAGGCCGGGAAAACTCGACTGGCTTAGGCTCGCCCATGgagtccggcggcggcgcgcgcgtccGCCGGCAGCTCCAGGCCGTGGGACGTGTCGCCGCGTACGTCGGCGGCGGCTTCCTCGTCCTTTCCGCAGCGTCCACGGCCGCCGTCCGCTCCCTCCGCTTCCTCTCTGATGCCAACCAGGTAACAACCCCCAAGGCCCCAACCCATCCAAATCCCAAAGCAGCTTGTTCTGACTAATCTGTGCCGTTACCAGCGGAAATTCGCGACGCCTTGCGGTtcatgcgaggggaagggaacctACGCGTGCAGGCTCTGCAGGGGCAGCTCCACGGTGGAGTGGTCTCCGCTCTTCGACCCGGTGTTCATCAACCCGTGCCTCTGCCCTACCTGTGACGGAACCAGGTTGGCCTTCTTCTTCTAGTACAAAACATTTCCTGATCTTGGTTGCTGCTGGGTGCTGCTGGATATACTGCAATCGTGTCTTgccatggatgttccttacttttttttttttttttttttttttgagaaaggaTGTTCCTTACTTGATGTGTTTATGTTTTCAGAGTACAGCGCTGCTTGAACTGCCTGGGTAAATGCTATGCATGAAGAAGCTATGTGTAGCAACTGCCATTTCTTACCGATGGGCTTTACTGTTCGAGGAAAGTTACCTGGTGAGCATTTCGCATGATCATTTTAAGTTGTTGATAAAGTTAAGGTCAAGTGTTGCCACGGAGCCGTTGTATTTTAGTGCTGGGATGTAATTGATTGGTGAATAAATTGCATGGTTTGTGTCTTGTAGTGAAAAAGAATTTCTGGTTGATCCAAAACGGAATATCAAGGTGTGAACTGAAGTGACTTATTTTTCTTTAATCCCTATTTTTAGGTAAAAAAAAGGGTATAGAACTGAACTTTTTCTCAATGTGTAGGAGCGCGCATCTCAGTTAGACCTCGCTTTAAGAATGGTCAGGTGGTTGTTTTCAGTATCAACTTAAATTACAACCTGATTATATACATGTTATTTTGGGAGAAAATTGTAGCTCAACAAAGGAGAATACTGCACTCCAATGTTGTAAAATTGTAAGTGGTGACTTCAATAGTTGGTTagaaaaagaatttcctcctttggctGTTTTGGGACCCATGGTCCATATCCTGTGGGCTGTGTGGCTCTGAGGGCACATGTGGCCATTCTCTCTCCGTCTGAAATTCTGAATCGAGATTTTATCTGGTTGATGACATCAAACGATAGTGCACTGATGGCTGGTAATTCCCATTCTTAGAATTTTGTTGAACGTGTATGTGGTGGAGCCAATCTTGCTTGTTAAATCTTATTCTTATGTGAATCCTTGAGGACCCTGTGTCGGAAATATAGACTGCGACATGATGAAGGAGAGTAAATTATGCTGCAGTTTCTCAACAGCTGATGATAGTGTGACGCAGTATTGGCTGTGGTATAGTTGTTCTTCAAACAAAGTTACCAGTGAAATATAAACATAAAACATTTTGGATGAAGCATGCAGAACAGCATACAGTTGTTTAAAGCATATCATACTCTTTTAGGAAATAAGCATCTCTTAATATGCTGCCCTATTACTGTATTTTCATCTGATATCTGTATGTGGCATATTTTCATCACAATCATGAGAAGAGCTGCAACAACTATGTATGACCGCCAATAggagtatgttttttttttgcctgtGTTATGCAACTGTCTAGGTTTGTATTGAGCATTGTTGACTCGTGTTTCTCTTCATGCCTGATGTCAGTTGGCATTGTTCCACTCTTCTTTCTGAATATGCAAAAAATGAATCGTGTGAAGGGCAACTGTTATGTGCACCCTGACATAATTTTCAATTATTTGCATTATTCAATCTTGAAAACTCATTGCTTGCTCTTGCATTGTGACTACCTTGCCCAACATTTTGTGTGACATCTGTAAGTTGGCCTGAAAGGCTGAACTGTATACAATGTATTCTGCAGTTAACCTTAATATTAACTGGATACCGGTACATACAGACAAGAATTCCCCGTCAGCTATTCCTGTACCTGCCAAATGCGTGTACATTTCAGTATCTTCACCAAAGTGTCATGTTGTCTGTTAAAAATGACTCTGTTGTTTAAATATGCAAAAGGCTGATCTGAACTGGAGAGGCAGCAGTTACAGATATGATGTAGGAGGAACCCAGcggatcctcctagttgatgcccgatctttcacagcgagaacctggggtagagattcctcccaacaacgcgatgaacgcagcctggagaacagGGAACGGATCCAGCaagcgatacgcctcaaaccaagagctagataatccttgatgaacacaagaaccttcgcagcggatataatagataacggcagcgccgtacccccggagggatgatacacgtgaacacacgcgatagggaaaccctaaacttttagactaaacttgttctctccctaaccctagccgtgccatctccttatatgagagggagaggtggccggccggcccccttattgggcctaacctagttcgacttggacaggcccaagtcaaacagactctattaaaaaccctagatggcccacagcatgacctggctacattatttcctaacatagaatgaatgacacaaccttagacttaattattacatggcgtaggtcgtcctagcgtgtcactcctgaatccttgatggcataccacctaggttggtggagtcctgaaattgggctccacataggcctccgtgcccatatcaagaTAGCTCCTCAGCTTCTTTATCATCTACTTGCTCCATCTATGGCAGGAACGGTACCACTAGCCCACTACTAGCCATGCTGCTAACACCTGTGAATGCTATTGTCAGTTTGTTATATTTCTCTGCGGTCAATGGATCCTCCAAGTGTTCTGTTGTGGCTAAAGAAAAATGTTCACACATGCTATTCTTCATGCCTGACATCTGAGTTGCATTGTTTGCACCTTATTTCCGGAGCTGCAAAACTTTGCGCTGCATCCCTTTGTTTGCATAAAAGCCATAAAAAGGACACGTAACACAGTTGTGAACACCCATTTCTAATTCACACAGTTTCCCCATTACCCAGTCTGAAAAGAGTTTAGTCAAGCATGTCACTATGAATTTGTATAATGCAATTAGGCAGTCAACCTGACCAAATGGTTTTGCCCATGTTCGCTATGTTAAATATGCACACCTCATCTGAAAGGAAAAGGCGTCACGTGTGGTTCGCAGTTGCAGGAAGTTCCTCCTCTTGTTTATCACCTACTTGCCCTgtgaagcttataatattggcagCAGGTTCGTGGCAGAATCTGGTAGGAGCATTGTTATTGGTAGGTAAGGTTAGCTCTTGATAGAAATAGCAGCAGGGGACAAGTGCTCCTGCCTCATCTAGGGGCCAAAGCTCCTGTCGCCCCAAGGGAGAAAGGGACTGGGAAGTCTGACTgtctaagagcaactctaacagagcccgtaaatcccgccggaaccgaacttttccggcggatttacgggttcgggccgaaactggTGCAGATCAGCGCCCGAAAAAGTGAGCTGGCCCGAATCGaaagttcgggggcccgagaaatcCTCCGCACGGCCCCTATTTAAAAGGGTTcgtggaggggagttcggttcggaaaccctactcccctcccgccgctcctctcccgccgccgtagcccgccgccgctccgacgagcaatcccggGCGCTCGGACGCTGCTACGGCTACCACCCCGCCGTCCGAAATGACGCGTGCAACACGCGTGggtaggggcggcggccgatccggcgccggaagggcaagtcgccGTCCCCCGGGCGTACGGGCGGAGACGGAGCGCGGCAGGCGGGCGCGCTCCGACGGTGCATGGAAGCGGGCCGGCCGCAAGTGGCCGGAGCTGATGGCGCGCCACCTTCAAGCGCGCGCGGAGGCGgctgcggaggcggcggcggcagcagctgcgGCTGGCGAAGCGGAGgagcccgccgctgccgccgttgcccccgagcggcgacgacgacgatgcggACGGACCGCCTCTGCTTTGCGGGGGCGCCTCCAGCGCGGCGGCGGCAATCGAGCTGTCggccctcgtcgtcgcctagcAACCGACGGCGTCGAAAAACCCTCCGCCGCCCGGACAGTATAGTCGCCGGGAAATTTAATTTCTAATCTAATTAGGCATGTAGTACGTAATTTAGGTCCAATGCGGTTGTATTTTGTCACTATTTAGTGTGAATTATGATCGAATTAAGGTTGATCGGATGAAATCGACTGCAATCCCCGTCGATAGATTTCCCGCGTCGTTTGATTTTCACGAGTTCGGTTTCGGTTTACAGTTTCTGTTCTGCGACGTGCCCAAATGCTCTCTCAATTCGTTTTTCGGGAGATTGAACTTCGTTTTTTCGGTTCGGACAAATACggactctgttagagatgctctaagcctctCAACATCAAGTTCACAAAGCAAGAGATGATAACCCAAGGATGAGAATAAGTTCTGTGATCCCAAGTCGTATCTTTATTCAGCTGCTCCTTTCATGGCGTCACGTCGCCTGCCCTATCTTTAGCTAGTGGTGCTGGTTTTATCGCTTTGATTAATTTCCAGGGGTGCCTTTCAGGAGGCATATTTGCATCTTTCTAACCCGGATGGTGCTCTTGGATACGGAACAAAACGTCTACACTCGACATGGATCCACGAGATGAAGATCGGCGCCCCTGGGTCTCAACGCTGAAAGGAGAAAAGTGAGAATTGGCTGATGTGAGAAGTGAGTGAAGCTCCGTTTGTGGCTTTATATAGCGGGGTGAAAGCCTGTTCCATGAGTGAAGCCCCATTTGGCATCGTGATGGCTTATGATACTACACATTTAGGCTAGTTTATTATATGCCTAGAGTCCTCCGTCAAAGTAAATCAAATACTTTAGCATAACAGTTATTTTGGAATGGGGGACTACCTCTCATCGTTTTCCAAAATAAAACCGCAGCTGGCAGCTTTTGCAACGCGTATGCATACAGACAACCTTGTTTGACTGAACTGTCGCTATGGACAAACACATGGCCAAAGATTAGCAGTCACaataagccaacaagcatgaTAATATGATATAGTCCCTGGGAAGCACTACATCTGATGTTTTAATGCATATTCTTCTTGACCGGAACAAATTCAAGAAACCAGAAGATTGCGATGTCGGATACTTCTCATGTTACATGACAACTTTGGCTCTCTCTGCTAGCAGGACAGTCCAAAGACAACACCGTTTGTTCCATGACACTTTCCATCAGCTGCAATGCCATACCTGTTGGCTATATTCGTGTGGAAACTTCAGTCTTATCACACGTTCCCACACGAAAGATTTGGTGTGGTTTCTGAGTTCTGACCATCATTTTTTTTGGCCGTGTTGCTGTTCCTTTCACGAAAAACTGCTGAATTTACACATGATTGCTAGGATCTGCCGTGCCTCTTAGTGCACATCTTCTTCTCGTGTTATCTGACTGACGGAGACGGTGGTCCTTGGACACAGGCCCGCAGCTTTCACGTATTGGTGCTTTGCGATTCGTAACACGGAAACATGTTGTCAAATACTACGTCACGGTAGATTTCATGGCAACTTTTTTCGAAGAGTTCACCGATCAATTGATAAACATCCACGGTAGTACAATGAAAAGTCATAAAAAGGCATAAACAGGTTCTTAGACCATCTAGCGAAGACTACGGACGTTTGCACGATCTGAAGTCATGTCCCCattctcgcccctccatcactgaAACCAGTTTATCGTAGTAGATTTTTTTGAGGAATTTGTAGTAAAGCTTGTTGTTGTAGATAGACAAAATTAAAATTGTCGTGCTAAGACTCCAAAGTACCATCAcagcagagcagcaaccatccctAAAGATGACACCTATATATTGGAAGAGCTAGACTTGGAACTTCACCTGGGCAttcttcgggccgggccgggtttcgggccaagcccgaaaaagcccgaacctaatttcccaggcccgagcccggcccggcccgacatcCGGGCTTGCAaatcaggcccgaacccggcctGAAGTGACAAAAACCCGGCCTGGCCTGACAAGCCCGGCCCGAACTAGGCTAAAATCCTATTTTCTtcaagcccgaacccggcccggcccgaccttcGGGCTCCAAATttaggcccgaacccggcccgacatgcaagcccggcctggcccgggattttcgggccgggtcgggtcgggctgtccgggccgggctgcccatgcccagctgtaagATTTTAGAATCTAAAATTTGGAACCACACCAACGAACATGAAAATCGATTGGATCTCAAGAGATCCGCATGATACACAGCTCCACGCGCCCTcacgcaccaccggagcgagaatTGGGCAGCAAGAACCTTATtctgacttttttttttgaaatttaaaacccaCTCTATTAAGCAAACAGCAggtcgcctcattaaaaaccttccagcccccttaggtgcaatcttcatgaacagatccttgttcatcctaagccGGCTtcgaaattccttcggcgaatgagtaGCACCGCCGGCGAAGTAGTCGCACTCAAGCAGCATGGCGCCGGCTTGACGATGTCGGTCGACGTTCCTCCTCTTGACTGGCCTTGAACCGCCGCGTCGATACACGGCCATGAATGGCTGGCTAACGCGGAGGAAGCTCGTCAAAATCAGTTGTTGCTGCCGTCGTACAGCGGCAATGCTCTCCTCCTCCATGAACAACTGCACCAAcatctcgtcgtcgttgtccatTGCAGCAATCCGACGAACACTTTGCGGGCACTTgagaggaggtggcggcggcctctATTCCAGCTGAAATAGCGACGGCCGGTCGAGGGACTAGCGACGGTGTCGATGGTGGGCGGCTATGGACAGGCGGGGTGGAAGGCTAGCACGGGGGACGCGGCAGTGGCGATGGGTGGGAAGCGGCGCGTCTGGCTGGTAGGAGGGCCCCGCGGGTGCGTTCTTACATGGACGAGGGTTCCGGCACGCTCGATTCACACCCTTTgcaaaggggccggcacggggttgccgacgcttctattggACTCGAAACCGCGTCGACGCTTTTTAGAGTGCGCCAGTGTGAGACAAAAACCGCGCCGACCCCCAAATAGCTATCGGAGCCACTATCGGAGCGtcggtagagatgctctaaggacatctccaacggggcgacgcatatcGGACGCCTAAAAGTGGTGGCGCGCGTTCGTTTCCGCCGCCtcgcggacatattttgaccgcgcgtccgtttgtgtctgggtgtgctcccagcggggcgacccattttttgttttgcaataatATTTAAAAAGCAGGTACTACAAACTATACAAACTACAGTTGGTACAAGCCTACACTACTTGCTGCACAATGGcccggccccgtcgttgcgtccctccctcgtctgcttctTCGCCGCTAGCCATGCAGCCGCTAGAGCTCGGTATGCCGCCGCGTCTTCTAGCAGGCACCGCCACAACGTCTAGTTCGCGGCATCCTCGGCTTTCTTGAGCGTCTCGAATGAGTCGACCAAGGCCCTCTGCTCTGCCACGTTCTCCTATGAGGTAGGCGCATGAGGGTCATCAGAGGACCAAGAGATATCGGAGGATTCGTCCTCTGCGGCGGCCGCCACCTCGTGGcattccatctcggcgtcgaacgccgcgtgggccgcccgctcctcctctgtttCCTTCTCCGCATCAGCCAGGAACTTCGCGTTCCTGACCGGGTCGAAGAGGTCATCGGTGCTATCGTcatcgtcgaactcctcgtcggagttcgagaccgggggaggtggagtcggaggtggaggcgcggtagcCTGGCCGCGGCCGACGCTGCTCATGGTGACaaaggtggaggttgtgcggcggcg contains:
- the LOC124662750 gene encoding uncharacterized protein LOC124662750, coding for MESGGGARVRRQLQAVGRVAAYVGGGFLVLSAASTAAVRSLRFLSDANQRKFATPCGSCEGKGTYACRLCRGSSTVEWSPLFDPVFINPCLCPTCDGTRVQRCLNCLGKCYA